Proteins from a genomic interval of Stenotrophomonas sp. 24(2023):
- a CDS encoding long-chain fatty acid--CoA ligase: MSLDRPWLQSYPNGVPAEIDVNEFHSVAAVFDASVAKYRDRPAYSSFGKVITYGEADALVTRFAAYLLGELKLKKGDRVALMMPNCLQYPVATFGILRAGLTVVNVNPLYTARELKHQLVDAGVTALVVVDNFGDTVQQVIADTPVKHVVTTGLGDMLGGKGVLVNFVLKYVKKMVPNYHLKGAVRFKQALALGSRHSLPKVEIDHDDIAFLQYTGGTTGVAKGAMLTNRNLVANMQQASAWLSATGIEMGKEVIITALPLYHIFALTANGLVFMKYGGCNVLITNPRDMKGFVKELKSVRFTAFTGVNTLFNGLLNTPGFDTVDFSSMKFTLGGGMAVQRAVAERWKKVTGVTLVEAYGLTETSPAACINPLTLPEYNGSIGLPIPSTDACIKDDNGNVLATGEVGELCLRGPQVMKGYWQRPDETAKTIDADGWLHTGDMARMDEHGFFYIVDRKKDMILVSGFNVYPNEVEDVIAMMPGVAEVAAVGVPDEKSGEVVKVVIVKKDPNLTAEQVKEHARANLTGYKHPKIVEFRKELPKTNVGKILRRELRDTPAP; encoded by the coding sequence ATGAGTCTGGATCGTCCCTGGCTGCAGAGCTACCCGAACGGCGTTCCCGCCGAGATCGACGTCAACGAATTCCATTCGGTAGCCGCTGTCTTCGACGCCTCCGTGGCCAAGTACCGGGACCGCCCGGCCTACTCCAGCTTCGGCAAGGTGATCACCTATGGGGAGGCCGATGCGCTGGTCACCCGCTTCGCCGCCTACCTGCTGGGCGAACTCAAGCTCAAGAAGGGTGACCGCGTCGCCCTGATGATGCCCAACTGCCTGCAGTACCCCGTCGCCACCTTCGGCATCCTGCGTGCCGGCCTGACGGTGGTCAACGTCAATCCGCTGTATACCGCGCGCGAGCTGAAGCACCAGCTGGTCGATGCCGGCGTCACCGCGCTGGTGGTGGTGGACAACTTCGGCGACACCGTGCAGCAGGTCATCGCCGATACCCCGGTCAAGCACGTGGTGACCACCGGGCTGGGCGACATGCTGGGCGGCAAGGGCGTGCTGGTCAATTTCGTGCTCAAGTACGTCAAGAAGATGGTGCCCAACTACCATCTCAAGGGTGCGGTGCGCTTCAAGCAGGCCCTGGCCCTGGGCAGCCGCCACAGCCTGCCGAAGGTGGAGATCGACCACGACGACATCGCGTTCCTGCAGTACACCGGCGGCACCACCGGCGTGGCCAAGGGCGCGATGCTGACCAACCGCAACCTGGTGGCCAACATGCAGCAGGCATCGGCCTGGCTGTCGGCCACCGGCATCGAGATGGGCAAGGAAGTCATCATCACCGCGTTGCCGCTGTACCACATCTTCGCACTGACGGCCAACGGCCTGGTGTTCATGAAGTACGGCGGCTGCAACGTGCTGATCACCAACCCCCGCGACATGAAGGGCTTCGTGAAGGAGCTCAAGTCGGTGCGCTTCACCGCCTTCACCGGCGTCAACACGCTGTTCAACGGCCTGCTCAACACGCCCGGCTTCGATACCGTGGACTTCTCCTCGATGAAGTTCACCCTGGGCGGCGGCATGGCCGTGCAGCGCGCGGTGGCCGAGCGCTGGAAGAAGGTCACCGGCGTGACCCTGGTCGAAGCCTACGGCCTGACCGAAACCTCGCCGGCCGCGTGCATCAACCCGTTGACCCTGCCCGAATACAACGGCTCGATCGGCCTGCCGATTCCCTCCACCGATGCCTGCATCAAGGATGACAACGGCAACGTGCTGGCGACCGGCGAAGTGGGCGAGCTGTGCCTGCGCGGCCCGCAGGTGATGAAGGGCTACTGGCAGCGGCCGGACGAAACCGCCAAGACCATCGACGCCGATGGCTGGCTGCACACCGGTGACATGGCCAGGATGGACGAACACGGCTTCTTCTACATCGTGGACCGCAAGAAGGACATGATCCTGGTGTCCGGCTTCAATGTGTACCCGAACGAAGTGGAAGACGTGATCGCGATGATGCCCGGCGTGGCCGAGGTCGCCGCGGTGGGCGTGCCGGATGAGAAGTCCGGCGAAGTGGTCAAGGTGGTCATCGTCAAGAAGGACCCCAACCTGACCGCCGAGCAGGTCAAGGAACATGCCCGCGCCAACCTGACCGGCTACAAGCATCCCAAAATCGTAGAATTCCGAAAGGAACTGCCCAAGACCAACGTGGGCAAGATCCTGCGCCGGGAACTGCGCGACACCCCCGCCCCGTAA